The following coding sequences lie in one Variovorax terrae genomic window:
- a CDS encoding AraC family transcriptional regulator, translating into MPAARTSTSPARPAPSDLSTGPAVTPMALVAAVVRAYRQYGKDPSGALHLAQITPESVRDPAARVTARQMEAVSAAAMQELDDEALGWFRRPLPWGSYGMLARASLTSPDLGVALRRWCRHHGLLTDDVVFSLSITGQVATLTLAEHQDLGRQREICLVYLLRNAHGLASWYIDSRIALLEVGLPFAAPPHRDAYDTMFGTAVQFGAAQAQIRFDARYLRQPLRRDEAALRQMLRRALPLAVLQYRRDRLLVQRVRQLLATQGPQAQNADTLAALLNVSARTLHRQLKEEGASLQQIKDEVRRERAVALLHRTRRPIKQVAQEVGFRNEKSFIRAFRGWTGQAPAAFRRLGGPAEA; encoded by the coding sequence CGGCCCCAAGCGATCTGAGTACCGGCCCCGCCGTAACGCCGATGGCGCTGGTGGCCGCCGTGGTGCGGGCTTACCGCCAGTACGGCAAGGACCCCTCGGGGGCCTTGCATCTGGCACAGATCACGCCAGAAAGCGTGCGCGACCCGGCGGCGCGCGTCACGGCCCGGCAGATGGAGGCAGTGTCGGCCGCCGCCATGCAGGAGCTCGACGACGAAGCGCTGGGCTGGTTTCGCCGCCCGCTGCCCTGGGGCAGCTACGGCATGCTGGCGCGCGCCTCGCTGACCTCGCCCGACCTCGGCGTGGCGCTGCGGCGCTGGTGCCGGCACCACGGGCTGCTGACCGACGATGTGGTCTTCTCGCTCAGCATCACCGGACAGGTGGCCACACTGACCCTGGCCGAGCACCAGGACCTGGGCCGGCAACGCGAGATCTGTCTTGTGTACCTGCTGCGCAACGCGCATGGGCTGGCCAGCTGGTACATCGACTCGCGCATCGCGCTACTGGAGGTTGGCCTGCCGTTCGCCGCGCCGCCGCACCGCGATGCCTACGACACCATGTTCGGCACTGCGGTGCAGTTCGGCGCTGCACAGGCGCAGATCCGCTTCGATGCGCGCTACCTGCGCCAGCCGCTGCGCCGCGACGAGGCTGCGCTGCGCCAGATGCTGCGCCGCGCGCTGCCGCTGGCCGTGCTGCAATACCGGCGCGACCGGCTACTGGTGCAGCGCGTGCGCCAGCTGCTGGCCACGCAGGGGCCGCAGGCGCAGAACGCCGACACGCTGGCCGCGCTGCTGAACGTCTCGGCCCGCACCCTGCACCGCCAGCTCAAGGAGGAAGGTGCCTCGCTGCAGCAGATCAAGGACGAGGTGCGCCGCGAACGCGCGGTGGCGCTGCTGCACCGCACGCGCCGGCCGATCAAGCAGGTGGCGCAGGAGGTGGGGTTTCGCAACGAGAAGAGCTTCATCCGCGCCTTCCGCGGCTGGACCGGACAGGCGCCGGCGGCATTTCGCCGACTCGGCGGGCCGGCCGAGGCCTGA